From Triticum dicoccoides isolate Atlit2015 ecotype Zavitan unplaced genomic scaffold, WEW_v2.0 scaffold136976, whole genome shotgun sequence, one genomic window encodes:
- the LOC119343666 gene encoding probable glutathione S-transferase GSTF1, which translates to METEAKVKVFGPARSTCVARVLVCLEEVGAEYELVHVHLPAGDHKGPAHLARTPFGQVPAFQDGDLILFESRAISRYVLRKGASDLLRESSLAESATVDAWLEAESHNFDRAMSAITFQCFVVPMFMGGTTGHKIVDENMEKLKVALGVYEERLSRSQYLAGDFISLADLSHCPMAHYLLASPCASVLDAYPRVRAWVDGMMDRPSVKKVIELMDAS; encoded by the exons ATGGAGACGGAGGCGAAGGTGAAGGTGTTCGGGCCGGCGAGATCCACCTGCGTGGCGCGGGTGCTGGTGTGCCTGGAGGAGGTCGGCGCCGAGTACGAGCTGGTGCACGTCCACCTCCCCGCCGGCGACCACAAGGGCCCCGCGCATCTCGCCCGCACC CCCTTTGGCCAGGTCCCGGCTTTCCAGGACGGCGATCTCATCCTTTTCG AGTCGCGTGCGATTTCGAGGTACGTGCTCCGCAAAGGCGCATCCGATCTACTCCGAGAGAGCAGCCTCGCCGAGTCGGCGACGGTGGACGCATGGCTGGAAGCAGAGTCCCACAACTTTGACAGGGCCATGTCGGCGATCACCTTCCAGTGCTTCGTCGTGCCCATGTTCATGGGCGGGACGACTGGCCACAAAATCGTCGACGAGAACATGGAGAAGCTTAAAGTAGCCCTCGGAGTCTACGAGGAACGTCTGTCCAGGTCCCAATACCTGGCCGGAGATTTCATCAGCCTGGCGGACCTCAGCCATTGCCCCATGGCTCACTACCTGCTGGCCAGCCCCTGCGCGTCGGTGCTCGATGCGTATCCGCGTGTGAGGGCCTGGGTTGACGGGATGATGGATCGACCGAGCGTGAAGAAAGTCATTGAGCTTATGGATGCGTCGTGA